The following coding sequences are from one Candidatus Nitronereus thalassa window:
- a CDS encoding MoaD/ThiS family protein, with protein MKIHLTNPTKELDIQGPMRVKQLLEHLQLTPEAHLVIRGDELVTEDEKLNDGDTIEIRSVISGG; from the coding sequence ATGAAAATTCATCTCACCAATCCCACCAAAGAGCTGGACATTCAAGGTCCCATGCGTGTGAAACAACTGCTTGAGCACTTGCAGCTCACCCCGGAAGCCCACCTGGTGATCCGTGGGGATGAACTTGTCACAGAAGATGAAAAGTTGAACGACGGTGATACGATTGAAATCCGTTCAGTCATATCAGGAGGATAG
- the gnd gene encoding phosphogluconate dehydrogenase (NAD(+)-dependent, decarboxylating), protein MEIGFIGLGKMGMNMVTRLRQDNHQIVVFDRSPEAIKQAEGTGAIGASSLQDLVSKLAKPCAVWVMVPSGAPTEETIQSLAGILQPDDVIIDGGNTKFHDDVRRAGELKPKQIHYIDAGTSGGIWGLQIGYCLMVGGDKAVVNRLDPIFTTLAPKDGWLHVGAHGAGHYVKMVHNGIEYSMMQGYAEGFELMSKSDYKLDLGNIADLWMHGSVVRSWLLELAAGALKEDPKLTGLKGYVQDSGEGRWMLMDALDKDVPVPTLSTALFTRFRSRQEESFAEKMLAALRNAFGGHSVKR, encoded by the coding sequence ATGGAAATCGGATTTATCGGACTTGGTAAAATGGGTATGAATATGGTGACCCGGCTTCGGCAGGATAATCACCAAATTGTTGTCTTTGATCGATCGCCAGAGGCCATCAAACAGGCAGAAGGGACGGGAGCGATAGGAGCCTCTTCACTTCAAGATCTCGTATCAAAACTTGCGAAGCCTTGCGCCGTTTGGGTCATGGTCCCCTCTGGAGCGCCGACCGAAGAAACCATTCAATCACTGGCCGGAATTCTGCAGCCTGATGATGTGATCATCGACGGTGGCAATACCAAATTTCATGATGACGTCCGTCGTGCGGGTGAACTTAAACCAAAACAAATCCACTATATCGACGCAGGAACTAGCGGAGGTATTTGGGGATTACAAATTGGGTATTGCCTCATGGTTGGAGGTGATAAAGCAGTCGTGAATCGGCTTGACCCGATTTTTACTACCCTCGCCCCCAAGGATGGTTGGTTACATGTTGGCGCCCATGGAGCAGGACATTATGTAAAAATGGTACATAACGGCATTGAGTACAGCATGATGCAGGGCTATGCGGAAGGGTTCGAGCTTATGTCCAAAAGTGACTATAAGCTGGACCTGGGCAACATCGCCGACCTCTGGATGCACGGCAGTGTGGTGCGTTCATGGCTTTTAGAACTCGCCGCCGGGGCGTTAAAAGAAGATCCGAAACTCACTGGATTAAAAGGCTACGTCCAGGATTCTGGGGAAGGTCGATGGATGCTCATGGATGCGCTTGATAAGGATGTACCCGTTCCCACTCTTTCGACAGCCCTCTTTACCCGATTTCGCTCAAGACAGGAAGAATCATTTGCTGAGAAAATGTTAGCGGCTCTTCGTAATGCCTTTGGCGGCCATAGCGTCAAACGGTAG
- the tal gene encoding transaldolase, which produces MNPLVQLRKIGQSPWYDYIQRSLIASGGLKAMIDQDGLMGVTSNPSIFEKAISGSQDYDEELERVAAEVGNVKDLYEALAIRDIQDAADVMASVYESSKGRDGYVSLEVSPDLAFDTKGTIEEALRLWKAVGRKNVMIKVPGTPQGLPAVEQLLSQGVNINITLLFSVQVYEEVAWAYIRGLEKLAANGGDVSKVASVASFFVSRIDSLVDKQLDAKLKDETDSQKRAVMEGLKGKVAIANAKVAYLAYKEIFSNPKFQALKQKGAMVQRLLWASTGTKNPKYPDTYYVDSLIGPDTVNTIPSATFDAFRDHGTVKETLTEGQEEAKATMQRLADCGVCMAEVTETLLKDGARLFVESFEQLMGVINRKRSEFLVAK; this is translated from the coding sequence ATGAATCCCCTCGTTCAACTTCGCAAAATCGGACAAAGCCCCTGGTACGACTATATTCAGCGGAGCTTAATTGCTTCTGGCGGGTTAAAGGCCATGATCGATCAAGATGGATTGATGGGTGTGACTTCAAATCCATCCATTTTTGAGAAAGCCATTTCTGGTAGCCAAGACTATGATGAAGAGTTGGAGCGGGTGGCTGCCGAGGTCGGTAATGTCAAAGACCTCTATGAAGCGTTGGCAATTCGAGATATTCAAGATGCTGCAGATGTCATGGCTTCTGTGTACGAATCAAGCAAAGGTCGAGATGGCTATGTCAGTCTTGAAGTTTCGCCCGACTTGGCATTCGATACCAAAGGCACGATCGAAGAAGCGCTTCGACTGTGGAAAGCGGTGGGTCGAAAAAACGTGATGATCAAAGTGCCTGGCACACCACAAGGGTTGCCGGCAGTCGAGCAGTTGTTGAGCCAAGGGGTGAATATCAATATCACCTTATTGTTTAGTGTGCAGGTCTATGAAGAAGTTGCCTGGGCGTATATCCGCGGATTGGAAAAACTCGCGGCCAATGGTGGCGATGTGTCTAAGGTGGCTTCTGTGGCGAGTTTTTTCGTGAGCCGCATAGATTCCCTGGTTGATAAACAACTTGATGCGAAACTGAAAGACGAAACCGATTCCCAAAAGCGAGCCGTAATGGAAGGGTTGAAGGGCAAGGTGGCGATCGCGAACGCCAAGGTGGCATACCTCGCCTATAAGGAAATTTTTTCAAACCCGAAGTTTCAAGCCTTGAAACAAAAAGGGGCCATGGTGCAGCGCCTCCTCTGGGCGAGCACCGGAACGAAAAATCCAAAATATCCAGATACCTATTATGTGGATTCCCTCATTGGCCCGGATACCGTGAATACAATTCCGTCGGCAACGTTTGACGCGTTTCGTGATCATGGGACCGTGAAAGAAACTTTGACGGAAGGGCAAGAAGAAGCCAAAGCCACCATGCAGCGGTTGGCCGATTGCGGTGTCTGTATGGCGGAAGTGACGGAGACGTTGCTTAAGGATGGGGCTCGTCTGTTCGTGGAGTCGTTCGAACAACTGATGGGTGTCATTAATCGAAAACGAAGCGAATTCTTGGTGGCAAAATAA
- a CDS encoding ATP-binding protein produces MRCKKCPQQAAIKLPQHNAAYCKTCFTEFVHSQVAKAIKKQKMFSHDDRILVAVSGGKDSMALWAILLKLGYRADALYVDLGIGNYSMQSRQKVEHFNDSVAQPLGATLQIHTLAENEGAGVKELAMMINRPTCSACGTMKRYHFNRTALEKDYDVMATGHNLDDEASRLLGNVLHWQTDFLEKQTPTLPASLDGFAKKVKPLYRLTEREMAAYAIINKIAYIVDECPMSKGSKMLVYKDVLNRLEEASPGTKQVFYFQFLDKQAKEQAATQNITAQDQSRLSPCHSCGQPTSMEVCTYCKMMTKAKAAV; encoded by the coding sequence ATGCGTTGTAAGAAATGTCCACAGCAAGCAGCCATCAAGCTCCCTCAGCATAATGCGGCCTACTGCAAGACATGCTTTACGGAATTCGTTCACTCCCAAGTTGCCAAAGCCATCAAAAAGCAAAAAATGTTTTCCCACGACGACCGCATCCTGGTGGCGGTTTCTGGAGGAAAAGACAGCATGGCACTCTGGGCCATTTTGCTGAAATTAGGGTACCGGGCCGACGCCCTGTACGTGGATTTGGGCATTGGCAACTATTCCATGCAGTCTCGCCAGAAGGTCGAACATTTCAATGATTCAGTAGCCCAACCCTTGGGAGCCACACTCCAAATTCATACGTTGGCTGAAAACGAAGGGGCGGGCGTCAAAGAACTCGCTATGATGATCAATCGCCCAACATGTTCAGCCTGTGGAACCATGAAGCGCTATCATTTTAATAGGACAGCGTTGGAAAAAGACTACGATGTGATGGCCACCGGCCATAATTTGGATGACGAGGCCTCAAGATTATTAGGCAACGTTCTCCACTGGCAGACAGATTTTTTAGAGAAGCAAACGCCCACCCTTCCAGCATCCTTGGACGGATTCGCGAAAAAGGTCAAACCCCTGTATCGGTTAACCGAGCGTGAAATGGCGGCATATGCCATCATCAATAAGATTGCTTACATCGTCGATGAATGCCCCATGTCCAAGGGCTCAAAGATGCTGGTGTATAAAGATGTGCTCAATCGATTGGAAGAAGCTTCGCCAGGGACCAAACAAGTGTTTTATTTCCAATTTCTTGATAAACAAGCCAAGGAACAAGCCGCCACTCAAAACATTACAGCACAAGATCAGAGTCGCCTCTCTCCCTGCCACTCCTGCGGACAACCGACTTCCATGGAAGTCTGCACCTACTGTAAAATGATGACCAAAGCCAAAGCCGCCGTTTAG
- the zwf gene encoding glucose-6-phosphate dehydrogenase: protein MTKAIEKESAAQKKNNTSPTVEPCSLVIFGGSGDLTRRKLLPAVYNLVIDGLLPENYSVVGIGRKSWTDDEFRRVAREGIEKFSRQSLQEDKWEEFARRLHYVSGAIDDPDMYHGLRTRIEEIEAHFDLPGHRIFYLAIPPTSFAPSCQGLQRAGLIYPPELPERVSRVIVEKPIGHDLESAKSINATIGEVFDESQIYRIDHYLGKETVQNIMVLRFANSIFEPIWNHKYIDHVQITVSEAEGLGTRATYYEEAGALRDMVQNHILQLLCLIAMEPPYSLDPDVVRNARMEVLRCLHPIKGKDVEKFTVRAQYSHGKAHDQEVPGYRREEGVKADSTTETFVALKLFIENWRWSGVPFYLRTGKAMPGRASEIAVQFKDIPEILFNTNPEARQAPNVLTLRIQPEEGMSLRIMSKIPGSRARSHPVEMDFKYGDAFDAPSPEAYERLLLDVMAGDASLFMRRDAVEASWAWITDILQGWKDHGGKWLPEYPAGTWGPVEADKLIETDGRQWRLV from the coding sequence ATGACTAAGGCCATTGAGAAAGAATCAGCAGCTCAGAAGAAAAACAATACAAGTCCCACTGTCGAACCCTGCAGTCTGGTCATCTTTGGAGGGTCGGGAGATTTGACACGACGAAAACTATTGCCTGCCGTATACAATCTCGTAATCGATGGATTGCTTCCGGAAAACTATTCGGTGGTGGGCATTGGCCGAAAATCCTGGACCGATGATGAATTCCGAAGAGTTGCTCGTGAAGGCATTGAAAAATTTTCTCGGCAATCACTTCAAGAAGACAAATGGGAAGAATTCGCTCGTCGTCTCCACTATGTATCCGGTGCGATTGACGATCCTGACATGTATCATGGGCTCCGCACCCGCATCGAAGAAATTGAAGCACATTTTGATTTGCCAGGCCATCGAATTTTTTACTTGGCCATTCCTCCCACTTCTTTCGCCCCCTCCTGTCAGGGATTGCAACGTGCCGGACTGATTTATCCTCCCGAATTACCTGAACGTGTCTCTCGGGTGATTGTCGAAAAACCCATTGGCCATGATTTGGAATCGGCGAAATCCATCAATGCCACCATAGGAGAGGTATTTGACGAATCGCAGATCTATCGCATTGATCATTATCTTGGGAAGGAAACGGTTCAAAATATTATGGTGCTCCGGTTCGCCAATAGCATCTTTGAACCTATTTGGAATCATAAGTACATCGACCATGTCCAAATCACGGTGAGCGAGGCGGAAGGCCTGGGTACACGGGCGACTTATTACGAAGAGGCCGGAGCCCTTCGCGACATGGTGCAAAATCATATTCTCCAACTCCTGTGCCTCATTGCCATGGAACCCCCCTATTCGTTAGACCCCGACGTGGTACGGAATGCTCGCATGGAAGTCCTTCGTTGCCTCCACCCCATCAAAGGAAAAGATGTCGAAAAGTTTACCGTCCGTGCGCAATACTCGCATGGAAAGGCGCACGACCAGGAAGTTCCTGGCTACCGAAGAGAGGAAGGGGTCAAAGCCGACTCCACGACGGAAACCTTTGTCGCCCTCAAATTGTTTATCGAAAATTGGCGATGGTCCGGTGTGCCATTTTATTTGCGGACAGGAAAAGCCATGCCGGGCCGGGCCTCGGAAATTGCTGTCCAATTCAAGGACATCCCAGAAATTTTGTTCAACACCAACCCTGAGGCGCGACAAGCGCCAAACGTCCTCACGCTTCGGATTCAACCAGAAGAAGGCATGTCTCTTCGGATCATGTCTAAAATTCCGGGAAGCCGGGCACGCTCTCATCCCGTAGAAATGGACTTCAAATATGGCGATGCCTTTGATGCACCATCACCTGAAGCCTATGAACGATTGTTGTTAGATGTGATGGCTGGTGATGCCTCGCTGTTTATGCGACGTGATGCCGTGGAAGCCTCATGGGCCTGGATCACCGACATCTTGCAAGGCTGGAAAGACCATGGCGGGAAATGGCTACCGGAATACCCCGCCGGCACATGGGGACCAGTCGAAGCGGATAAACTCATCGAAACCGACGGAAGACAATGGCGTTTGGTGTAG
- the tkt gene encoding transketolase: protein MDAVQAANSGHPGTPMALAPVTYCLWNRFLQFDPDDPIWPNRDRFVLSVGHASMLLYAMLHVSQVKAVNEDYGATNNLAVPLDEIKRFRQLESKCPGHPEYHWTSGVETTTGPLGQGLGNSVGMAIAQRWMAEYFNRPGFDIINYDVYALCGDGCLMEGVSSEAASLAGHLKLSNLCWIYDNNKITIEGKTALAFSEDVGARFRAYGWNVVHVDDANNIEKLSGAFRAFQEETARPTMIIVDSHIGFGAPNKQDTHGAHGEPLGEEEIRLAKKNYGWPEDAKFLVPEEVLQHFKAGIGQRGKANREVWTARFQEYKTQFPELADQLHKMQHRQLPDGWARGLQEFPADSKGLATRESSGKVLNAIAKEVPWLIGGSADLAPSTKTRLTFDGAGDFEASTYGGRNFHFGVREHAMGAVISGMALSKVRPYGSGFLIFSDYGRPSIRLAAMMEIPVIYVFTHDSIGVGEDGPTHQPVEHLASLRAIPGLVTIRPGDANEVVEAWRVIMQMQHQPVVLALTRQALPTLDRTKYGSALGVAQGAYVLADADDGKPEVLLLATGSEVPLCVDAYEKLKVEGIKARVVSMPSWELFEQQSQDYRDSVIPPGVTARVSVEQATTFGWSQYVGATGTSIGMHTFGSSAPLKDLTKHFGFTVDRVMAAARQQLELTVGA from the coding sequence ATGGATGCGGTACAAGCTGCCAATTCCGGCCACCCTGGTACGCCCATGGCATTGGCCCCAGTAACGTACTGCCTATGGAATCGTTTTCTGCAATTTGATCCGGATGATCCCATTTGGCCTAACCGTGACCGTTTTGTGTTGTCTGTCGGTCATGCGTCGATGCTTCTCTATGCCATGTTGCACGTGTCGCAAGTGAAGGCGGTGAATGAGGATTATGGTGCGACAAATAACCTGGCCGTCCCGCTGGATGAGATCAAGCGGTTCAGGCAATTGGAAAGCAAATGTCCGGGACATCCTGAGTATCATTGGACTTCAGGGGTGGAAACCACAACGGGTCCGCTAGGGCAAGGCTTAGGGAACAGTGTTGGCATGGCTATAGCCCAACGCTGGATGGCTGAGTATTTTAATCGTCCAGGGTTCGATATTATCAATTATGATGTATATGCCCTCTGCGGGGATGGATGCTTGATGGAAGGGGTCTCGAGTGAAGCAGCGTCGCTTGCTGGCCACCTGAAATTGTCGAATCTGTGTTGGATCTATGACAACAACAAGATCACCATCGAAGGCAAAACAGCTTTGGCGTTTAGCGAAGATGTCGGGGCGCGGTTCCGCGCCTATGGGTGGAATGTTGTCCATGTCGATGATGCCAATAATATCGAAAAATTGTCTGGAGCCTTCCGAGCGTTTCAAGAGGAGACCGCTCGGCCCACCATGATTATTGTCGATAGTCATATTGGATTTGGTGCACCGAACAAGCAGGACACCCATGGCGCGCATGGCGAGCCCCTGGGTGAGGAAGAGATCCGCTTGGCCAAGAAAAATTATGGTTGGCCGGAAGATGCCAAGTTCCTGGTGCCTGAGGAAGTCTTGCAGCATTTCAAAGCAGGCATAGGGCAACGAGGCAAAGCGAATCGAGAAGTGTGGACTGCGAGATTCCAGGAATACAAAACCCAGTTTCCTGAACTGGCCGATCAATTGCACAAAATGCAGCATCGGCAGCTGCCCGATGGCTGGGCGCGCGGGTTGCAAGAATTTCCCGCCGATTCAAAAGGCTTGGCGACACGGGAGTCCTCAGGGAAAGTCCTCAATGCCATCGCCAAGGAAGTGCCCTGGCTCATCGGAGGTTCGGCAGACCTCGCGCCATCAACCAAAACCCGTTTAACGTTTGACGGTGCTGGAGACTTTGAAGCCTCCACCTACGGAGGAAGGAATTTTCATTTTGGTGTGCGAGAACATGCCATGGGCGCGGTCATAAGCGGCATGGCGTTATCAAAGGTCCGTCCCTATGGGTCAGGTTTTTTAATCTTCAGTGATTATGGTCGGCCCTCCATTCGCCTGGCGGCCATGATGGAAATTCCGGTGATTTATGTGTTCACCCATGACTCCATTGGGGTGGGAGAAGATGGCCCCACCCATCAACCCGTTGAACACCTGGCGTCTTTGCGGGCCATTCCTGGCTTAGTCACGATTCGTCCTGGCGATGCGAATGAGGTGGTGGAAGCCTGGCGGGTGATCATGCAGATGCAGCATCAACCTGTGGTGCTAGCCTTAACCAGGCAAGCACTTCCGACTTTGGACCGTACAAAGTATGGCTCGGCCCTTGGGGTGGCTCAAGGAGCGTATGTTTTGGCGGATGCGGATGATGGCAAACCAGAGGTCCTCTTGCTTGCCACGGGAAGCGAAGTGCCTCTTTGCGTGGATGCCTATGAAAAGCTCAAGGTGGAAGGAATAAAGGCGCGGGTCGTGAGTATGCCGTCGTGGGAACTGTTTGAACAGCAATCCCAAGACTATCGAGATTCGGTGATTCCTCCAGGGGTCACAGCACGCGTTTCGGTCGAGCAAGCGACGACTTTTGGATGGAGTCAATATGTGGGGGCGACGGGAACGAGCATTGGCATGCATACGTTTGGCTCCTCCGCGCCACTGAAGGATTTAACAAAACATTTCGGATTTACCGTTGATCGTGTGATGGCTGCGGCCAGGCAGCAACTTGAACTGACTGTTGGCGCGTAG